The DNA window ACAGCCACCTGGTGGTGATCAACAAGCCTGCAGGCATGGTCGTGCACCCGGCTCCCGGCTCGCCTTCCGGCACGCTGGTCAACGCGTTGCTGGCCCATTGCGGCGCGGATCTGTCAGGTGTGGGCGGCATGAAGCGGCCTGGCATCGTTCACAGAATCGACAAAGATACCTCCGGGTTGCTGGTCGTCGCCAAGTCAGACGCGGCCCATCACGGGCTTGCAGACCAGTTCGAAGCGCATTCGGTTGAGCGGTATTATCAGGCGCTGGTCTACGGTGTGCCGGATGGCAACGATCCACGGCTGCGCGGGATGAAAGGCGTGAGTTTTGAGCCCGGCAATATCGTTAAAATCACGACGCAGCTGGCGCGGCACAAAACCGACCGTCAGCGCCAGGCAGTGTTGTTTCAGGGCGGTCGGCATGCGGTGACACGGGCCCGTACGGTCGAACGTTTCGGCACGCCGGCCTGTCTTGCGCTGATGGAATGCTGGCTTGAGACCGGGCGCACTCATCAGATCCGCGTGCATATGGCCCATGCCGGTCACGCGCTGGTGGGTGATCCGACCTATGGGGGCAAACGGCGTCTGCCTGCCAAAGCGCTGCCGGAGATCTCGGCGGAGACTGTGCGCAGCTTTCCGCGTCAGGCGCTGCACGCTGCCGTGCTGGGCTTTGTACACCCGGTGAGTGGTGAGGATATGCG is part of the Roseobacter ponti genome and encodes:
- a CDS encoding RluA family pseudouridine synthase → MPLRQISFVLGDAPPPRLDKALARDVPEQAALSRTRIGRLLACGSVQVNGATVQDPKARAQAGDEIVISVEEAQESHILPEDIPLDIIYEDSHLVVINKPAGMVVHPAPGSPSGTLVNALLAHCGADLSGVGGMKRPGIVHRIDKDTSGLLVVAKSDAAHHGLADQFEAHSVERYYQALVYGVPDGNDPRLRGMKGVSFEPGNIVKITTQLARHKTDRQRQAVLFQGGRHAVTRARTVERFGTPACLALMECWLETGRTHQIRVHMAHAGHALVGDPTYGGKRRLPAKALPEISAETVRSFPRQALHAAVLGFVHPVSGEDMRFEAPLPQDMLSLLDAARVALS